Below is a genomic region from Homo sapiens chromosome X, GRCh38.p14 Primary Assembly.
ACCATCCACCTTTCCAACACCAGCCCATTTGGAAGAGAGGGCATTTTTAGTGTCAATGAGcttgtttaaattaattttcccaCATGCTGGGAAGGGCTAAGAACGTTGGGTAAGTATCTgaacttccctgagcctcagtttcctcttctgcaaagaGAAATGGGTCTGTAATGAGATCTATCTCCAAGGATTATGAGGATCAAAATATGATAATGTGTAAAGCCCTTTGCAGAAGTTATGATGTTCCCAGTCTACTGTGCTTGACTCAGGAGGGAGAAGGATTAGCTGGAGGGGAAAACCCAAACGAGCCAAAAGACAGGACCCTAGACTGCATAGAATTTGCAGGGCAGGGCAACAAGTCTCCTTTGCAGAACAGTCCAGTGTTACACTGAGTCCAGTGTGAACAGTGTGGGGGCGGGGGAGTTGAACTGCAAAAGATACGGTTGCTCAAAGGAAGGGAAGATATTGAAGGCTGGGAGAGTTacagagggcttcctggaagaggcacTTGGTGTGCTTGGGCTTGTAGCTGACAAGGGGTTGGAGCCGACAGACAGAAATAACTGGGATGTGGTTGGGGGCCTTTCATGTGGGATCTGATACCACGAAAAAGGCTAATGATGGTGTTGTTGATTTCCTAGAACGAGTACATCGGCCAACATGACGAGAGGCGTGCGTGGATTACAGGCTTTACAGGGTCTGCAGGTGACAATCATTACCCAGCCCCATTGCTTTTGTTGGTAGATCCAGAGGTGGTCACAGAGGACCTAATGTGGCTAGTGTCTCAGCATCTGGGACCCCAGAACCTACTGTAGAGAAAACCCTTctactctctctgtctccctccaccACCCCAAAACCATCAGATTCCCCAGGGCACATATCTCATAGCCCACCAGCCACTTTCTGTGTAGAAATGAGGCAGAGGCTGCCTTCCTGTGCTCATTACCTCTGCTGCAACCAGGCCCAGTCCAGCACTCCCAGGCTCCGTTTCTAAATAGTTGCTACTTCTACCTCTAACCGCTAAGAACCCGCTGATTCCTTTCACATGAGGGCTCATTTGGAGACAAAGTTTTCCTTTGCCGGTTGTTTTACGGACAACATCACTTCACATGGCCAAATGAGACACAAACATATAAGCCCTTGATGAGATCACAGTGTCTGAAGGGGCCTCGCACCGTGATCCTGGCCCATTGAATGAAATCCAAGCTTCCTTTCCTGATCCTCAAACATTCCTCCTTGGGCTTCAAACTACCCTGCCTCGTGCCTCGTAGGCTCTTTTTCCCTTTGCCAAAGTCTCTGGATTATTCTTGCCCAGCAGTCCTCAGCTGAGCCTCTGGTTTAGCCTCCCTATCAGCCACCGAGTCTTTACGCTGAGCCCCATCTTTCCTGAGAGCGCCTACATGCAGCCAAAAGTTGACCTCACTTCTGCTGAAAGTCCACAAGCAGCCCTCAACACAAAGCAGAGGTGCCTGATTCAGGACACCTTTCTGCCAGCTCCCCCCACAGCTCTTTTTAAGATCTCCTTCCTCACTTCTTTCCAATGGAGGAGAGAATCTCTTTCCAGAGGCCCCTTGTGGCATTCTCAGAGCCAGCACTGCATTGCACATCCATCAGCTAATGCCACGTTCCTCCCCTTCACCCTCACCTGCAAGTTTCTCTGTTCTGCCCCAGGAACTGCAGTGGTGACTATGAAGAAAGCAGCTGTCTGGACCGACAGTCGCTACTGGACTCAGGCTGAGCGGCAGATGGACTGCAACTGGGAGCTCCATAAGGAAGGTAGAAGGGCCGCATGGATTTGTTCCCCAAGTCTTGGGACCTGGACTAGGTTCAGGAAGGTATAGGTGAGAGCGTGCATGTAAGACCATGCTGGGCCTCTATGGGGAGCTTAGGAAATTTGAGGCCATCACTGACTTTCAAGGCTGATCTCAAGGAAGACACACATGGTAGGACCATCAGACAGAACCCCTGGCTGGAGAGCCTGGGGCTGGCCCTGAAGGTGACCTCTGCATTGCTTCCTATCTTTCTTTCAGTTGGCACCACTCCTATTGTCACCTGGCTCCTCACCGAGATTCCTGCTGGAGGGCGTGTGGGTTTTGACCCCTTCCTCTTGTCCATTGGTATGCTCTTCCTTCAGTCCCTGAATTTGTCCATGCTAACGAGGGTGACTCAGCTTCCCTAGGATATAAAGAAATGGACCTTGGTAGAAGGAGGGGCGGTGGGACTATAAAGATAGAGCATTTGAAATTGTAGTTGCAGAATGTTTTGCAATGAGGATGTATTCATGGATTGtgtaattaaaatacatttaaaagaatcagtacaaatattttaaaattcatgagtGCAGAGACCCAACCTAGAAGACTCAGTGAATCATTAAAGAGCTAGTGGATGAATAGGCCAGGATGTGCTTGAACCCAGAACCATCCTCTGTGCCCTGGAACCCTGCCAATGATGATGCTGGAATCACATGGTAACCCTCTTCTGGAAGGTAGCTTAGAAGGGTCAAAAGAGTTGGGAGGGCttctgagtttaaaaaaaaaagggccccTGAGAATACAACTCCCGGAGTTCTGGGGCCTCAGACAGCTGGCAAGCCCATTCCCCCAAAGGGGAGTCCTCATGAATATGTACTGAAAGGCTTGTGCTTTAGAACTGGCTTCTCTGCCAGCCTGTCCAATGGCCTGAACATCACCATTCCTTTTGACTGTGACACTGAAGCCCTGATAAAATAATTAGTGCCCAAGAGAAGGACCACCCACAGCCACTGGCAATGAAAAAGACAAGCTTAGCCAATTTGTGGCAGTCAGTGTTAGAGTAGGCTCAGGGCATTAGGCTTGGAAAGCAGAAAGAGGATGAGAAACATACCCCAGCGTGGGCATACAtgccgggggtggggggtgggcaggCTGCTGGGGCAGGCTCCGGGCAGCTGGGCTGCAAAGGGAGGCAAAGGGAACCAGGACTAACTTTGCCTGAATCACAATTTTTTCCTGGGGTGTAAATGGGCAAGGGACAAGTGACTCCTTCTTGTCTCTGCAGACACCTGGGAGAGTTATGATCTGGCCCTCCAAGGCTCTAACAGACAGCTGGTGTCCATCACAACCAATCTTGTGGACCTGGTATGGGGATCAGAGAGGCCACCGGTTCCAAATCAACCCATTTATGCCCTGCAGGAGGCATTCACAGGTGATTCAGTAAGCCCAGTTTCCTTCCCAACTTGTAGCAACGCAGGTCCCGGCTGCTATTCCGTAGGTGGCAAACTTCATCATCAGAGGTACCAAAGCAGTGGTTTGCAAACCTTAGCATGCACCTGAGTCACCTGGGatgcttgtttaaaatgcagatttcaggGCCCCCTCCCCTTGAGGAGTCTGAATCAAAATGTCCTCCGGCcatatttagaaaatgttggGTTAAAGAATGTTAGGATTTGAAACAAGATGgagcaggaagggaggaaagaagggaaacagagaaagatgagagaaaatatcCAACCCCTTTCAAGAGAGAAAAAATCATGATATGATTTGCTTGCCTGGTGGCAGAGACTGATCCATAATGAATCATTCAGACCTTTACTTCTGACCCTCTTGTGATGAAGAATTTAGATTTGTGAGATGGCTGGGGTCAGGTGGGCCAGGAGTGGACAGAGGAAGTAAATAACTAAGTTCAGAGTCATTCTGTAGCACAGATTACAGTTCAGGTTTTGCTGGACCAATCAGGAAGGttagaaaaatataacatcaaTAACCTTGACCCCGTTGACACTATCTAAATCCATCACAAAAGAACAGTATGTTGTAAGATTCCTGTAAGTCGTAACTAAAGTCCTGACCAGGACCAGCCTACTGATTATGAATCAGTGTCTTGGCCACCAACCAGTCCTATCTCCCTGGGAATTCTGAATGAGCCAATGAACTTGGATTCCTAGTAACATTGATCAAGCCAAGAGATCCCTTTCCGCATGCAAGTCCACATAATTTCTCACTTAGAAAGGAGCCAATACAGCAGGAGGGAGATTTCAAAATAGCAGCCATGACGAAACAAGTGAAAATTGtgtccatttttctttatctgttctgATGTAACTTCCAGAATCATTCTTTCTGCATCTTGAcaccatttttaaagaaatttgttaTCCAAGACTGTTAAATCATAAATAAAACTCATCTTATTCAGATAAAGAAAGTCAAAGTTATGtcgggaaggggaagggaaaaaagaaaaaccttcctGGGGCTGGAAGGGTTTTGTCACTTCCCAAAAGTGAGGGGATGCCGAGTCATCACCCGCTGCCAGTCTTCAAGAAAAAGGCACCTGGAGCTTGAGTTTGGAAGCCGAAGAACAGAGTTCAGCTTCAATAAGCTTATAAAGACGAGAGAGACTTTCcagccacttgcagattttaaaggagaaaggagagtgcAAAGGGCAGAACATGAAAAGTTCGCTACTCAAACATACCTGTACGCACCAGACCATTGAAATTTGGGTTCATTTGGTTTCTCAGAAAGGTATCATATTcctgaaccttgaaaacataattgcaagtgaaagaagccagtcagagaaggccacatattgtacaattccatttgtatgaaatatccaGCActggcaaatccatagagacagaaaatagattagggATTTCCTGGGGCTCAGGGGAGGGGGGATAGGGAGTGACTCCTTAGTGAGTACAGGGTTTCCTTTGgggatgaagaaaatgttctagaattagatcgtggcgatggttgcacaacattgtgagtatgctgaaagccactgaattgtgcactttaaaaagattaaaatgatatgttttatgttatgtgtaaaatacacataacataaattaTGTGTAAAATATGTAGTAAAATAAACCTACAAAAATGTATTGTACCCAAAGCTTTGGTCATTGTTGAATAGTTTTACCTGttcacatgaaatatttttcacgACATTAAGTTATTTATGCTCATATCTGAACCCAACTAGGACCCTTAATGTTTATGGCCTTCGGCCAGCAAACTCCTAGTCCTGCCTAGGGGTAGACTCTTTGAATATCTTGCAGGGGGCAGGGATAGAAGATGAAAACTAAAGTCATAGAACCCAGATATAAGCATCTGAGAAAGGACGGTGCTGTGACACAGAGTTTAAGGACAGATTTGGAGACTGAGAATGTTATCAAGACAGTACGGTGTCTGTACAGATTAAGAGCGTGGGCCATGCAGTCAGACAGAccagagttcaaatcccagctctacctctTGCATCCATGAAACCCTAGacaagtcactttacctctctgaagcctcagtttccttatctgtaaaatgggatgggTAAGAATTAGAACAATGCACATGGAGTGCTTAGCCCAGTACCCGTGGCTTAGTAAATACTGGGGTTACTGCAGAGAAAGTTGAACACGGCCCCAGCCCTACCCCTTTGTCCTTCAACTAGGACTGCTCTCTTGATCTCAGTCTGCATGATTATTTATTAATCAGAAAGATACAAGAGTTACTACATCTCAAGATACCATTCTgtgtgctttacaaatattaattcattccATCCTCATAGCAGCCCTATTGAGGCAGATGCTTATTATActccatccccattttacaaatgtgcaAAATGGAACACAGAGGGGttaggtaatttgcccaaggtcacccatcCAGtaatggcaaagccaggatttgagccCCATCTGGGTCCAGGGCCCATGTCATTAATGAGTACACAAGTAAGAGTTTGTTTGAGGAAAGGGTTTCGCTGCTTTTTAAGAGGATGCAAAACTGTTACCCTAAGGCTGACCTTCCAGGAACCGAGTGCCAAAGGCAAGGTCTGTCACTTACACTTTTTTGGGGCTCCTTTGCTTCTAGGGAGCACTTGGCAGGAGAAAGTATCTGGCGTCCGAAGCCAGATGCAGAAGCATCAAAAGGTCCCGACTGCCGTCCTTCTGTCGGCGCTTGAGGAGACGGCCTGTGAGTGTGGATTTGCAGACATGGGTGGGCGCCTGGGTCTCCCCAATGCCCCAAGCCTCCCGGGCCCTGCAGCACAGAGCTAGCTCTTCCCCAAATAACCATGTGCCCACCAATTCTTGAGAACTCCATGGCCACAGCCCGTGGGAACCAAGAAGGGTAAGGGGGCAGGAGCTCATGGCTTCAGAAAAAGGACAAAAGGTAGCCCTGAGCAAGCTGGGACCAGCCCACAGGCCACCAGAGGAACGAACTGACTATGGCAGCAAAGTGCTTCTGTCCCACTAAGGGGAGGAGGACCAGGAAATGCCTCCCAACAACTTAGCCACTACCCCAGGGCACTCACACTCCCAGCTTTAGCACCCAGTGGGACTCTACTCTTTCCGACATGGCTCAGGACTTCTTGTCTGATCCCTATGGCTGGGCTTCAGATATTCCAGGGACCCACTGGAACTGTGTGCTGACTGCTAAGTATCTGCATTTTTCTGGGGGGAAAAGATCCATAACTCTCAACAGCATCTCAAAGAcgcccactcccccaccccccccccccggcAAAAAGATTGAGTAACATGCAGAGGTAGATGATACAAGCATGCTGTTGGTAATCTTTGGAGGCCAAAGGAAACAGTGGGGCAAAAGTGTCAGAAATGCTTGcctctggccgggtgcggtgactcacgcctgtaatcccagcactttgggaggccaaggtgggcggatcacctgaagtcaggagttcaagaccagcctgaccaacatgttgaaacgccgtctctactaaaaatacaaaaattagctgggcatggtggcaggcatctgcaaacccagctacctgggaggctgaggcaggagacttgcttgaacctgcgaggtggagattgcagtgagatcttgccactgcactccagcctgggtgacagagcaagatactgtcaaaaaagaaagaaaagaaagaaaaagaaagaaaggaagaaagaaagaaagaaagaaagaaagaaagaaagaaagaaagaaagaaagaaagaaagaaaggaaggaaggaaggaaggaaggaaggaaggaaggaaggaaggaagggaggaaggaaagaaggaaggaaggaaaggaaaaaaagaggaaaagaaaagcttgCCTCAGGCAGATCAGCATTAAATATTCCTTGTCAATTCTCTTCCCAGGGCTCTTCAACCTTCGAGCCAGTGACATCCCCTATAACCCCTTCTTCTATTCCTACACGCTGCTCACAGACTCTTCTATTAGGTATGGCTTTTCCTTAGCTTGCTGTTGTGGACTTTCTCCAACTTCCACCCTCTTGATGCCCCACCACTGATCCCGCCTTAATATACAGCCCTCTGGCTGCCCATCAGCTCGGCGCCTGCTGCAGCACGACCCTTTAGAAAACCCCCTGTTGTCTTTTCCTGACTCTTTAAACCTCTGTCCCTATTGAATCCCAAATCTGGCCTGCTTGGCTCCCTGGGGCTGGCTTCCTTTGACCTCCAGGAACAGAGGGACTGTGACTGCCTCTGGTCCTTTGCATCCTTAGCAGATGCTCAGGACCCTCCTTGtcttcccaccccacccaggtTGTTTGCAAACAAGAGTCGCTTTAGCTCCGAAACCTTGAGCTATCTGAACTCCAGTTGCACAGGCCCCATGTGTGTGCAAATCGAGGATTACAGCCAAGTTCGTGACAGCATCCAGGCCTACTCATTGGGAGATGTGAGGATCTGGATTGGGACCAGCTATACCATGTATGGGATCTATGAAATGATACCCAAGGTGGGTTTGCCAGGCCCCAGCCCAAGCCAGGCACCAATCCCCACTCTAGGCCTGAGAAGTCTTAACCTAAAGTGAGGTGAAGCCCCTCAGCCATTCAGTCATCTGGTCAGCCAACAACTGTGCAGTGAGTTCCCTTCTTGGCCTAACTGGGAAGAGCCAGAAGAGGAAACAGGGATGGCCATCCAGAGAGCTCATAAAATTGTCAGGAGGCTGGAGAGTATACGGCCTGATCTAGCAGAGACTTTGGAGTCAGCCAAACTTGAAAATGAATTCCAGCTCTGTCCCTAACTAGCTGTGCAGTGACTTTGGACAAGCAACTTAGCCAATCTGGGTCtttttcttcacctataaaatggcaATAAGAGTCCTGACCTCGCAGGAGTCGCTCAGTGGAGATCTAAAGGAGATAGTGTATATGACTGACACATGGTAGTGtccaataaatggtagctgtCATGATATGTACAGGAAACTTACACTGTCAGGACAGCCTGTCGAGTGACTCAGGCCAGACTCTGATCCATCCCAGAGTGCTGGTGGGATCCGAAGACAGGGAGTTCATTGCCAAGCAAGGCAGTGTCAATCAAGGAAGCCTTCCTGGAAGGAGAGAGGGTTCAGCTGGACGTGGAAAACTAGGAAAGACAGAAAGCACACACAGAGTAGAGAGCATTGCCACGAAATGGTGGCAAATCTCACGTCTGCTGGGTCCTCCTGCCAGTCCTCTGAAAACACCCCTGTGCCATGGAGACCTCCTTTACTGTGCCCCCAGACCTGTGCCCCCAGacctccttttctcctccctgcccccaacagGAGAAACTCGTGACAGACACCTACTCCCCAGTGATGATGACCAAGGCAGTGAAGAACAGCAAGGAGCAGGCCCTCCTCAAGGCCAGCCACGTAAGTCCACGTTCAGGCAGACATGGCCTTTTGGGAGTATCCAGCCTAATGAGTTAGAAAGGAAAGGCCTCCAGAAGAGCCTGAAGAAGACCCTCAATGAAACAAAGAAgcaagctgggcgcggtggctcacgcctgtaatcctagcactttgggaggccaaggtgagaggattgcttgagctcaggagtccgagagcagcctggccaacatggtgaagccctgtctctactaaaaatacaaaaattagccaggcgtggtggcgatcacctgtagtcccagctactcaggaggctgaggcacgagaatcgcttgaacctgggaagtagaggttgcaatgagctgagatcatgccactgcactccagcctgggcgagactaggtcaaaaaaaaagaaagaaagaaagaaaaagaaataaagaagcagaCACCAAATTATTCCTGGGCGCCCACATGCACCTCATATCCTTGCCCCCAATATAGTACAGTGGTTTAGAGCACAGGCCCTGGAGCTAGGGTGCCTTGAGTTCAAACCACAGCTCCACCCAATTCCTAACTGGGTGACCTTGACCAAGTCAttttacctctctgggcctcagttaccccatctgtaaaatgaggatcataACAGTAATCTTACAGCATAtggttgttgtgagaattcaaTGAATATGTATATTGCTCTGAGCACCACCTAGCACATTCTAAGTGTTAAATAAGTGTTAGCTATAATGATTTCCTCACACTGGCAAGAGGAtggctcaatttttaaaaaagaattcttgttaaaattaagataaaccacctcatttaaaaaaaactttgtctCATAGgaaattttaaacacacacaaagataaagaaaatagcaTCATAATCTCCAGTGTCCCTTCATCCAGCTTCAATAATCCTTGACTCATGGCCATTCTTGTCTTGTCTATAACCCCATGTTCATTACCACCACAACCACCCCCTCTGCTGCTGgattcttttaaaagtaaatccTAGATAGTGTGTCATTTCTGCCGTCAACACAGAACTCTTTCAAAAACAGGAACACACTATGATCATATATAAACACTAACAAGAATTCTTTGACATCAAATAGCCAGTGTTTTCAAAGCTCCACATCCTGGAGCCGCTATCTGATCTCCATCATCTTGGAGCCTGTGGCTGCAACCAGACCTCACCCGGCTCCTCTGTTTCCCTGCTTCCCCAACTCCAGGTGCGGGACGCTGTGGCTGTGATCCGGTACTTGGTCTGGCTGGAGAAGAACGTGCCCAAAGGCACAGTGGATGAGTTCTCGGGGGCAGAGATCGTGGACAAGTTCCGAGGGTGAAGAGCCACGGCCGTCCTTTTTGGCTGACTGTCTTTTAGTGTggcagtgggggcagggagggggaatTTGTCCCCTTACTTAGCAGAAAGGAAGATCCTCCTCATATGCGTGCTGGGTGGGGGAGGGCTCTGGAGAACAAGGAGTGACAGGTTCTTGGGTGGTCGGGGAGTTGAGCAGGGGGCGTTGGATGATATTTCCCGCCCCGCTGAAAGCAGGACAACTCGAAGGGCCACAACCCAATAGCGTCCCCTAGTGTCTGCTTCAGGTACGGTCTGAATCTCCCTGGGGGGTGCTGTGGCTCAGACCAGGTCAGCCCCTGGACCACTTGAGAATACCAGGTAGGGAGGAGGATTCCCGAAGGCATGCTTGGCCCAGGTCAGGGCCGGATTGTAGGTTTGAGGTACAGGATGCTCTCCCAGGACTGGGGGAGTTTTCAGATACAGAGAGCTGGGTTTCTTCACTCCTATCCGTAAAATGGAGGTGGAGAGGAAATAATGTGTGTCTACAGTGTGTCCTCTGATCTTCCTCTATAAATGACAGGTCAGGGCTTGAGGAGATGGAACCAGGAGGTGAGGGCTGGGAGAGCCAAATGGTGTCCAGTTGAGAGGTAGAGGCAGCCATGACCTTCATTGGATTTGATTAGATATCCCGGGCCCAGCCTAGTCCAGGGGCCCATTCATTGACCATGCCTTGCCTTGTACTTTCCAGAGAAGAACAGTTCTCCTCCGGACCCAGTTTTGAAACCATCTCTGCTAGTGGTCTGAATGCTGCCCTGGCCCACTACAGGTACTTGAGGAAAAAGAATTTTCTAGGGCCCTGTTGGGGCATCCTGTTGTGTGTGTAGAGGAacagggtgaggggagggggatgTTCTGGGACCTGAGTCCACGTTGAAGGTCCGAGGCCCCTAGCCCtgtgggggctgggagaggagcTCAGTGTGGAGTAGGGAGTTGCCTTGTAATGAAAAGGCCTGAGAGCTGGAGGCTGGGGGACCTGGAAGGAAGACACCGATGCCATTGGATGCTTTTCCCTGGCTTCCCATGTGTTGCTTATGTTAGCTAATGCTTAAAGCTCACGAGTTCACATGGAGAGAGGTCTGTTCACTCAGCCTGAACCAGCCAAGGTGGGCCCAAGATACAGGCTAGCCAGGTGTTTGGCCCTATAGAAAACAAACCCCTGCAGGCCTGCCTGATGAAAAGCTGACCAGCTGCCTCCGCCTGGCATGGGCACAGCAGGGAGAGGTCAATGCCCTCCAAGGGAGTGCCTGACATGTCCCAGAATTCCCTCCCCTGGTGTCCCCTGGTGTCTCCCACGCCTTCGGCTGccttgccccagcccctcctACCCACTCGGGCTAGAGTGGCAGGGTGGGTGCTCCTCGGCTTTACCACCTCTTGCTCAGCAGCCCCACCCTGGA
It encodes:
- the XPNPEP2 gene encoding xaa-Pro aminopeptidase 2 precursor, yielding MARAHWGCCPWLVLLCACAWGHTKPVDLGGQDVRNCSTNPPYLPVTVVNTTMSLTALRQQMQTQNLSAYIIPGTDAHMNEYIGQHDERRAWITGFTGSAGTAVVTMKKAAVWTDSRYWTQAERQMDCNWELHKEVGTTPIVTWLLTEIPAGGRVGFDPFLLSIDTWESYDLALQGSNRQLVSITTNLVDLVWGSERPPVPNQPIYALQEAFTGSTWQEKVSGVRSQMQKHQKVPTAVLLSALEETAWLFNLRASDIPYNPFFYSYTLLTDSSIRLFANKSRFSSETLSYLNSSCTGPMCVQIEDYSQVRDSIQAYSLGDVRIWIGTSYTMYGIYEMIPKEKLVTDTYSPVMMTKAVKNSKEQALLKASHVRDAVAVIRYLVWLEKNVPKGTVDEFSGAEIVDKFRGEEQFSSGPSFETISASGLNAALAHYSPTKELNRKLSSDEMYLLDSGGQYWDGTTDITRTVHWGTPSAFQKEAYTRVLIGNIDLSRLIFPAATSGRMVEAFARRALWDAGLNYGHGTGHGIGNFLCVHEWPVGFQSNNIAMAKGMFTSIEPGYYKDGEFGIRLEDVALVVEAKTKYPGSYLTFEVVSFVPYDRNLIDVSLLSPEHLQYLNRYYQTIREKVGPELQRRQLLEEFEWLQQHTEPLAARAPDTASWASVLVVSTLAILGWSV